GCAGGCGCAGGATGTCCTCATGGCGGCTGACGCCGCCGGCGGCAATCAGCGGAATGTGGCGCTCGTAGCCCGCACTGCGCAGGAACTCGCGCACGGCCGGCAGCACGTTCTCGAACTCGAAACGCGGGTCGTTCAGATCCATGATCTTGGCAGCGCCCAGGTGGCCGCCGGCCAGGCGCGGATGCTCGATCACGATGGCATCGGGCAGACGGCCCTTCTTCTCCCATTTCTTCACGATCAGCTGCACGCCGCGCGCGTCGCTCAGGATCGGGATCAGCGCCGCCTTGGGATGGTCCTTGGCCAGTTCGGGCAGGTCCAGCGGCAGGCCGGCGCCCACCACCACGGCATCGATGCCGGCCTCGAGCGCGGTGCGCACGTTCTGCGCATAGGCGCTGATGGCCTTCATCACGTTCACCGCGATCAGGCCCAGGCCCTGCGAGATGTCGCGCGCGCGGGCGATCTCGCGGCGCAGCGCCTCGTTGTTGGCGGCGTCGATCACGCCCTTGGCATGGGCCACGTCACGCGATTTTTCCAGCGGACGGGTCTTTTCCATCAGGTCGGGGTGCAGGCGGCGCAGGTCCACGGACGAGATGGTGCCGACGGCGCCCATGCGTGCCACGGTGCCGGCCAGACCGCCGGCAGAGATGCCCACGCCCATGCCGCCCTGCACGACCGGAATCAGCGTCTTGCCGGCCAGCGACCACAGTTTCAGGCCGGAAGCGGTGGCCTTCTCGCGCAACTGCTCGACCAGCGCGCTGGCCTCGGCGAGGGAGGGGAAGGTGGGAAGAGGAACTGCAGTGGGAGACATGAAGCGATCCGGCTGGACAAAGTGGTAACCCGTCGAGGCTAGCAAAGAAGGCTTTTCCTTCGCTTGTTGTGGGTCAAGCATTGGCGTGATCGGGCGGACTCATGCAACATGGGCGTAGAAGTTGGCGCCGGCTGTTGCGGCAAACGCCACAGTGCATGCCCAAGCCGCACCGGCGACGGCGGGGGAATACAGGCCAGGTCATCCCCGCCGGGCGGCGGCCGGCGATA
The DNA window shown above is from Brachymonas denitrificans and carries:
- a CDS encoding NAD(P)H-dependent flavin oxidoreductase, whose product is MSPTAVPLPTFPSLAEASALVEQLREKATASGLKLWSLAGKTLIPVVQGGMGVGISAGGLAGTVARMGAVGTISSVDLRRLHPDLMEKTRPLEKSRDVAHAKGVIDAANNEALRREIARARDISQGLGLIAVNVMKAISAYAQNVRTALEAGIDAVVVGAGLPLDLPELAKDHPKAALIPILSDARGVQLIVKKWEKKGRLPDAIVIEHPRLAGGHLGAAKIMDLNDPRFEFENVLPAVREFLRSAGYERHIPLIAAGGVSRHEDILRLQGLGADAVQMGTAFAVTQESDAAPAFKQVLANAKPEDIVEFTSVAGLPARGVRTPWLDKYLRIEPKLQAVAHEKRCNMAFDCLQHCGLRDGKSDIGQFCIDKHLAHAQEGDTQKGLFFRGAGKLPFGSEIRPVQDLLQWLLGGRGAAAHP